AGTTGAAGAACAATTAAAATCAACTTTTCATATGAAAGATCTGGGAGCTTTAAGTTACTTATTGCGTTTAGAAGTATCTAAATCTGAACATGGGATCTTTATTTCTCAAAGGAAGTATACTTTGGACTTGTTAAAAGAAGCTGGGGTTCAAAATCTGAAACCTTACAAATTGCCTATGGATCAAAACAACAAACTCACTGTAGATGTTGGTTCACCATTGGCTGATCCAGAGGTGTACAGAAGATTAATAGGTAAACTCATTTACTTAACAATTACCCGTCCTGATATATGCTACACTGTGCAATTGTTAAGCCAGTTTATGCAGAATCCTACTTCTGTTCATATGCAAGCTGTGAAACATCTGTTGAGATATTTGTTATTAGCTCCAAATCAAGGTATTATCCTTGCTAATAGATCTGCTGTTCAGTTGAAAGCTTACTGTGATTCAGATTGGGCAAGTTGTCCAATGACTAGGAGGTCTACCACTGGTTTTTGTATTTTACTAGGTGATTCACCATTGTCATGGAAGTCAAAGAAGCAAAATGTGGTTTCTCGTTCATCTGCAGAGGCTGAATATAGGGCAATGACATTAACATGTTGCGAAATCACTTGGTTAGTAACTTTGCTCAAGGATTTAGGTCTAAATGATTTAGGTCCTGTTAAATTGTTTTGTGACAACCAGGCTGCTATTCACATAGCTGCAAATCCAGTTTTCCATGCTAGGACTAAGCACATTGAGGTGGATTGCCATTATGTAAGAGATCAAGTGAAGTCTGGTTTGATAAAGACTCAATATGTTCACACAAAGTCACAATTAGCTGATGTATTTACCAAGGTTATTCCTTCATAACAACATAATAAGCTCTTGTCTAAGTTGGGAGTTTCGTTGCCCAAAACTCACAACTTGAAGGGGAGTATTGATGTAAACAGAAGTTCAGGGGACTAAAGTGTAAATAGTGTAAATAGAAGTTCGGGGAACTGAACTGTAATTATTTATTTGTGTAGGGTATTTTATGTATTTTAGGTTGTTAGTTTGTTAAGACGGTTTTGGTTAGTTAATCTGATGTAGTTAGTATATAACGAGTAGATCGAATCATTTGTAATCAATTTAAATGAATGAAATTGTGTTGTTCATCGTTCAATTTCTTCTTTGTTGTTATCAGTTTTCAAATataattaagactataatataataGGTAAAATTAGGTATACATGGacaaaaaagtggtgtgtgaggatcaccttTCATAAAACAAAGGGCTAATTGAATATGCTTAGCATGTCGTACAAAACGAGTGAGTGACGGCCTGATGCCGGTGAAAGCCGAAACCAAAGGCTGGTTAAGCGGTGGTGCATGTGCTTAAACCTTTGCGTCAAGATGGTTCACAATTCCTCGACTACCAATGTGTTTAGTAATTCACTTGAACAAAAtatcataatataatatatattattattttaattgagTGATTGACTCCCCccaaaatattacggagtataatacaGTGATAGTAATAGTAATGGAGTAGTAATTAGAGTATCATATAAGTAATACTAGTTAAGTGACCCGTGAACTCACGGgttatttcaaaaatatatatattaaaactaattaataaaatctTTAAGttctatataaacagaaaaatagaaaactTTATGCAACACATATTACAatcaagttcatacattacaatttgTTATGCATATGACGAAAAAGATTAGTTTGACACATTTTAGGAAATCATAAACTATAATAAAAATGAACCAGTAAAATAGAAAAGAAACTTTGGTAAAACCCCCCCGTTTGCCATAGAAGATCAAGAAGACACTCATGAATCTATTGATGAAACAATTATGATTTATGAATCATAGATGATTTTGCTATTACTATTTCGAAACAAATATGATTTATGAATCATAGATGATTTTGCTATTACTATTTCATCTAATATGTaacatacaaactaaatatatcttaaagaaattaaaaaaaaaaacaaaaaaagtcACCGTTGACACTATAAGTATGACCCGTGaaaataagttttttttatttGGTAAAGACCCGTATAAATAAGTTTGATGTATAAACCATTATAGCATATTGACTATTGATCAGGGCATTTAGCTATATGGATACATTCACTTCCCAAATATTTGAGACATTATTGAACGCTACAATTAATAATAAAGAAAACGAATAGTCTCATAAGAGCTTGTTAAAG
This genomic stretch from Rutidosis leptorrhynchoides isolate AG116_Rl617_1_P2 chromosome 11, CSIRO_AGI_Rlap_v1, whole genome shotgun sequence harbors:
- the LOC139874578 gene encoding uncharacterized mitochondrial protein AtMg00810-like; translated protein: MVIVRSLLAVVAMYDWELCQMDVSNAFLHGDLMEKVYMKMPMGYVVEEQLKSTFHMKDLGALSYLLRLEVSKSEHGIFISQRKYTLDLLKEAGVQNLKPYKLPMDQNNKLTVDVGSPLADPEVYRRLIGKLIYLTITRPDICYTVQLLSQFMQNPTSVHMQAVKHLLRYLLLAPNQGIILANRSAVQLKAYCDSDWASCPMTRRSTTGFCILLGDSPLSWKSKKQNVVSRSSAEAEYRAMTLTCCEITWLVTLLKDLGLNDLGPVKLFCDNQAAIHIAANPVFHARTKHIEVDCHYVRDQVKSGLIKTQYVHTKSQLADVFTKVIPS